GTGGAGGCTTGTTTGTGGCCTTTGGCCTGGTGTCGCTGCTGCAGGGCCTGGCGTCGGCGTCCGGCCGCTGATTCTTCGGCTTTCCCCCTGTCTGCTTGGCCCGTTTGGCGTCAGATTGAGTGCAGTGGCGAGAGCAGGGCATGGCAAAGCGTGGATGGCGCACGCGCCTGGCCGACACCTTGATGCGATGGGGTGCAGCGCTGCGGCCGCCTCAGCCGCTGCCACCAGCGCCCACCCGCATCAGCCTGCCTGCTGAGCCCAGGCAACCGGCCCAGATGAGTCAGCTGCCGGGTGTGCGCCCGCCCCTTTCGATTGAAAAGGCGGTGCGCAACCGCGACCTCACGGTGCTCAAGCGCGAAGCCTGTGATGCCCTGGCGGCCCTGGCGGCGGCCCATGCCCTGGTGACCTCAGCGCGGCTGGGCCAGATTCAGAACCTGCGCACCGATCTGGAGCGCGGTGAGCTGGAAGAGCAAGACCTCGCCGAGCTTGCCGGCGACTATCAGGCCTGGCAAAACGACCAGGTGCGTTTGTTTGATGCCCTGGCCCTGGTGCTGGGCATGGCGGTGCCGGAAGGGCGCGCCTTCGACCAGATCGACGAGGAGATGGCGGAAGCGGCCGAAGCCCATCTCAATGCTCTGGCGGCGGAATACCAGCGCCGCTTGTTGAGCGATCAATTCGAAGCGGGTCAGAAGGAAGGCTGAGGGCTTCAACCCCGGCCCGTATGGTGAGCCTTGATTAGCTGCTTTTCAGTTAGGGAGGTCTCCGATGAGCATCCGCGTCGGCATTAACGGCTTTGGCCGGATCGGTCGCCTCGCCTTCCGCCGCGCCGTGAGCCTGCCGGATGTGGAGGTCGTGGGGATCAACGACCTGATCGATGTGGAGTACCTGGCTTACATGCTCCGCTACGACTCCACCCATGGGCGCTTCCAAGGTGATGTGCGCGTGGAGAACGGTCAGCTGGTGGTGAACGGCAAGGCGATCCGCATCACCGCTGAGCGCGACCCCAACAACCTCAACTGGGGTGCGGTCGGTGCCGATTACGTGCTCGAGAGCACCGGCTTCTTCCTCACCGATGAAGCGGCCCGCGCCCACATCAACGCCGGCGCCAAGCGGGTGGTGATGAGCGCCCCCTCCAAGGACGACACCCCCATCTTTGTGATGGGCGTGAACCACAAGAGCTACGCCGGTCAGCAGATCGTGTCGAACGCCAGCTGCACCACCAACTGCCTGGCCCCAATGGCCAAGGTGCTCCACGACAACTTCGGCATCGTCAACGGTCTGATGACCACGGTGCACGCCACCACCGCCACCCAGAAAACCGTGGATGGCCCTTCGGTGAAGGACTGGCGCGGTGGCCGCGGCGCTGGCCAGAACATCATTCCCAGCTCCACCGGTGCCGCCAAGGCCGTGGGCCGCGTGATCCCGGAGCTCAACGGCAAGCTCACCGGCATGGCCTTCCGCGTGCCCACGCCCGATGTGTCGGTGGTGGATCTCACCGTGAACCTGGCTAAGCCCGCCACCTATGAGCAGGTGAAGGCCGCCATGAAGGCCGCCTCGGAAGGGGAGCTCGCCGGAATCCTGGGCTACACCGAAGACGACGTGGTGTCGAACGACTTCCTCGGCGAGAGCTGCACCTCGGTGTTTGATGCCGGCGCCGGCATCGCCCTCACCGACACCTTCATGAAGCTGGTGTCGTGGTACGACAACGAGTGGGGCTACAGCTGCAAGTGCATCGATCTGATGCGCCACATGGCCACGGTGGGCTGAGCAGCCGCTAAGCCAGCAGCCAGGCCCAGAGGGGCACGCTGATCAGCGAGAGCAGCGTGCTCCACAGCACCAGTTGCGCAGCCGGGAGTGATTCCCGGCTTTGTTGTGCGCTGGCCTCGGCCAACAGCAGCACCGACATGGCTGTTGGAGCGGCGGCTTGCAGCACCAGGGCATCGCGCAGCAGTGGTGCCCAACCCAGTGCCCGCGTGAGCAGCAGCGCCACGGCCGGAAGCCCCAACAACTTGATCAGCAGTGCCGGCCCCAGGCCTGTGGGCTCGATCCGCTGGCCCAGCAGCAGCCCCAGCCGCATTCCCACCAGCAGCAACATCAGCCAGATCACCAGTCGAG
This sequence is a window from Synechococcus sp. HK05. Protein-coding genes within it:
- the gap gene encoding type I glyceraldehyde-3-phosphate dehydrogenase; the protein is MSIRVGINGFGRIGRLAFRRAVSLPDVEVVGINDLIDVEYLAYMLRYDSTHGRFQGDVRVENGQLVVNGKAIRITAERDPNNLNWGAVGADYVLESTGFFLTDEAARAHINAGAKRVVMSAPSKDDTPIFVMGVNHKSYAGQQIVSNASCTTNCLAPMAKVLHDNFGIVNGLMTTVHATTATQKTVDGPSVKDWRGGRGAGQNIIPSSTGAAKAVGRVIPELNGKLTGMAFRVPTPDVSVVDLTVNLAKPATYEQVKAAMKAASEGELAGILGYTEDDVVSNDFLGESCTSVFDAGAGIALTDTFMKLVSWYDNEWGYSCKCIDLMRHMATVG